Proteins from a genomic interval of Clostridium scatologenes:
- the era gene encoding GTPase Era gives MFKSGFITIIGRPNVGKSTLLNSIMGEKLSIVSCKPQTTRNNIQTILTEKDFQLVFVDTPGIHKPKHKLGEFMVKIAQDSVKEVDLILFLTNPEDEIGKGDMYILEQLKECNVPVFLVLNKIDENTQERVAKTLDNYSKVFSFAEIIPISALKGKNVDELKELMVKYMNEGPKYYPEDMITDQQERFVVAETIREKALRLLSQEVPHGTAVEIISMKKDEKGMYHIDATILCEKDSHKGIIIGKNGSMLKKISTYARQDIEKFLQARVNLKLWVKVKKEWRDSSSILKELGYK, from the coding sequence ATGTTTAAATCAGGATTTATAACTATAATAGGAAGGCCTAATGTTGGAAAGTCAACACTATTAAATTCAATAATGGGAGAAAAATTATCCATTGTTTCTTGTAAGCCTCAAACAACTAGAAATAATATACAAACTATACTTACAGAAAAAGATTTTCAACTTGTATTTGTTGATACTCCAGGTATTCATAAACCAAAACATAAACTTGGCGAATTTATGGTTAAAATAGCGCAGGATTCGGTAAAAGAAGTAGATTTAATACTATTTCTTACAAACCCAGAAGATGAAATTGGAAAAGGCGATATGTACATACTTGAACAATTAAAAGAATGTAATGTACCTGTATTTTTAGTTTTAAATAAAATTGATGAAAATACTCAAGAAAGAGTTGCAAAAACTTTAGATAATTACTCAAAGGTGTTTAGTTTTGCAGAAATTATACCTATATCTGCGTTAAAAGGAAAAAATGTAGATGAATTAAAAGAACTTATGGTAAAGTATATGAATGAAGGACCTAAATATTATCCAGAAGATATGATTACAGATCAACAAGAAAGATTTGTTGTAGCGGAAACTATAAGAGAAAAAGCCTTAAGATTACTTTCTCAAGAAGTACCACATGGCACAGCTGTAGAAATTATATCTATGAAAAAGGATGAAAAGGGTATGTATCATATAGATGCCACTATACTGTGCGAAAAAGATTCACATAAAGGTATAATAATAGGAAAGAATGGTTCTATGCTTAAGAAAATATCCACTTATGCTAGACAAGATATAGAAAAATTTTTGCAAGCTAGAGTTAATTTGAAGCTTTGGGTTAAAGTAAAGAAAGAGTGGAGAGATAGTTCAAGTATTTTAAAAGAACTTGGTTATAAATAA
- a CDS encoding diacylglycerol kinase, with protein MKIMREVRKLLDSFNYAIEGIIYAVRTQRNMKIHMIAALLVLTACFFYDLSKIELLAITITISMVIMAELINTAIEFAVDATTNYYHPLVKVAKNVAAGGVLVTAINAIVVGYIIFWDKLKYINFILIMKVKSTSPHVIFIILAIVCITTLVAKAIFGEGTPLKGGMPSGHSAIAFSIATTIALITGQLAVVVLSYILAFIVAQSRVDSEVHSIIEVIAGGIFGILVTILLFRIFG; from the coding sequence ATGAAAATTATGAGAGAAGTTAGAAAACTACTTGACAGTTTCAACTATGCTATAGAAGGAATTATATATGCAGTTAGAACTCAGAGAAACATGAAAATACATATGATTGCGGCTCTATTGGTACTAACTGCCTGCTTTTTTTATGATTTAAGTAAAATAGAACTTTTAGCCATAACAATAACTATCAGTATGGTAATTATGGCGGAACTTATAAACACAGCTATAGAGTTTGCTGTAGATGCTACAACAAATTACTACCATCCCTTGGTGAAAGTTGCTAAAAATGTGGCAGCTGGTGGAGTTCTAGTAACAGCCATAAATGCTATAGTTGTAGGATATATAATATTTTGGGATAAATTGAAGTATATAAACTTCATATTGATAATGAAAGTAAAAAGTACTAGCCCACATGTTATTTTTATAATACTGGCTATTGTATGTATAACTACTTTAGTAGCAAAAGCTATTTTTGGAGAAGGAACACCTCTTAAAGGAGGTATGCCAAGTGGTCACAGTGCAATAGCTTTTTCTATAGCTACTACTATAGCACTTATCACTGGACAATTGGCGGTAGTGGTTTTAAGTTATATATTAGCTTTTATAGTTGCTCAAAGTAGAGTGGATTCGGAAGTACATTCTATAATTGAAGTTATTGCAGGAGGAATTTTTGGAATTTTAGTTACTATATTATTGTTTAGAATATTCGGATAA
- the ybeY gene encoding rRNA maturation RNase YbeY has translation MIFIDNRQSKIEVSDEIEKNIVNIIEYALREEKVNIPCEVSIIFVDNEKIKEINKENRNIDKVTDVLSFPMLDYEKGKVFKDIYKDFNFSHVDLDEGSLVLGDIVLSLEKASEQSLEFNHSFIREVIYLTIHSVLHLLGYDHMEEDEKSVMRKREEQILEKFHLTR, from the coding sequence ATGATTTTTATAGATAATAGACAAAGTAAAATAGAAGTTTCAGATGAAATAGAAAAAAATATAGTAAATATTATTGAATATGCATTACGGGAAGAAAAGGTTAATATCCCTTGTGAAGTAAGTATTATATTTGTTGATAATGAAAAAATAAAAGAAATAAATAAGGAAAATAGAAATATTGATAAAGTTACAGATGTACTTTCTTTTCCGATGTTAGACTATGAAAAGGGAAAGGTATTTAAAGATATTTATAAAGATTTTAATTTTTCACATGTAGATTTAGATGAAGGAAGCTTGGTGCTAGGAGATATAGTACTTTCTCTTGAAAAAGCAAGTGAACAAAGTTTAGAATTTAATCATTCATTTATTAGAGAAGTAATTTATCTTACAATACATTCAGTACTCCATTTGTTAGGATATGATCATATGGAAGAGGATGAAAAATCAGTTATGAGAAAAAGAGAGGAGCAAATATTAGAAAAGTTCCATTTAACAAGATAA
- a CDS encoding HD family phosphohydrolase yields MGELSIRNFFAKEKTNKIIIFILTFIFIFSVLVTSTVTKKYSLKEGDIAKVDIKAPREVKDEVSTAARIQQAADSVPIQYNKKPEVKTEVINKINSFFSKLLQIKDGTGEEKDKLQKLKSNVEISLSDDDYLTLIRLNKDDLKTVQDFSVKTMADIYDNNNISDNSQKDNQEDIKKAQESIQLKINGSKIPKSLKDISDSIGYALITPNFFYDKDKTEELKKDAIKKVVPVMIKKDQIIVKEGEPVAKYQIEILKDLGLLNSNYHFEWYIYICLSILILLIMFLQWFYLYKYHNDIYSDTNKLIMINILNCIAILLARSLAVISPFLIPLACIPMIFTLLVDYKVSLAISVLNCVLISRAVEFNTEITILALVNVVIGAVILKKMQQRNDILYSSIYISIMNVILTFSVGFLLSNNGVDVTQKALLACIGSILSGILTIGLLPFFESTFDVITTIKLLEISNPNHPLLKRLLMEAPGSYHHSILVGNLAEIAAEEVGGNPVLARVASYYHDVGKIKRPYFFKENQLGNDNPHDKITPNLSTLIITSHVKDGVELAKQYKIPKAVTDIIEQHHGTSLVKYFYVTMKNSSERPEDVKEEDFRYPGPVPETKEGAIIMLADAVEAAVRSISEPTKGKIEEMVNKIIKNRLNEGQLDNCNLTLKDINKIRKSFLKVLTGIYHQRIEYPEDKWTNK; encoded by the coding sequence ATGGGAGAATTGTCCATAAGGAATTTTTTTGCTAAAGAAAAAACAAATAAAATAATTATTTTTATTTTAACATTTATATTTATTTTTTCTGTATTAGTAACATCTACAGTAACTAAAAAGTATAGCTTGAAGGAAGGTGACATTGCTAAAGTAGATATAAAAGCACCGAGAGAGGTTAAAGATGAGGTGTCTACAGCAGCAAGAATACAGCAAGCTGCTGATTCTGTACCTATACAATACAATAAAAAACCAGAAGTAAAAACTGAAGTTATAAATAAGATAAATTCATTTTTTTCTAAGTTATTACAAATAAAAGATGGTACTGGTGAAGAAAAGGATAAACTTCAAAAGCTAAAAAGTAATGTGGAGATAAGTTTATCAGATGATGATTATTTAACCCTTATAAGGTTAAATAAAGATGATTTGAAAACAGTTCAAGATTTTTCAGTTAAAACCATGGCTGATATATATGATAACAATAATATAAGTGATAATAGTCAAAAGGATAATCAGGAGGATATTAAAAAAGCACAGGAAAGTATTCAATTAAAAATAAACGGATCAAAAATTCCTAAATCATTAAAAGATATATCAGACAGTATAGGATATGCGCTAATTACTCCTAACTTTTTTTATGATAAAGATAAAACTGAAGAATTAAAAAAAGATGCAATAAAAAAAGTTGTTCCTGTTATGATAAAAAAGGATCAAATAATAGTAAAAGAAGGAGAACCTGTTGCTAAATATCAAATAGAAATATTAAAGGATTTAGGTCTTTTAAATAGTAACTATCATTTTGAATGGTACATATATATTTGTTTAAGTATACTAATTTTACTAATAATGTTTTTACAGTGGTTTTATCTTTATAAGTACCATAATGACATATATAGTGATACTAATAAGCTTATAATGATAAATATATTAAATTGTATAGCTATACTTTTGGCTAGAAGTTTAGCTGTAATTTCACCATTTTTAATACCTTTAGCTTGCATACCTATGATTTTTACACTTTTAGTAGATTATAAGGTTTCTTTGGCCATAAGTGTATTAAATTGTGTACTTATAAGTAGAGCAGTTGAATTTAACACAGAAATAACTATATTGGCTCTAGTAAATGTTGTTATTGGTGCTGTAATATTAAAAAAGATGCAGCAAAGAAATGATATTTTATATTCATCGATATATATTTCAATAATGAATGTAATTTTAACTTTTTCAGTAGGGTTTTTATTAAGTAATAACGGGGTTGATGTAACTCAAAAAGCGTTACTTGCATGTATTGGAAGTATATTATCTGGTATTCTCACTATTGGACTTCTTCCATTTTTTGAAAGTACTTTTGATGTTATAACTACTATAAAATTATTAGAAATATCAAATCCTAATCATCCTCTGCTAAAAAGATTGTTGATGGAAGCTCCAGGAAGTTATCATCATAGTATATTAGTTGGAAATCTTGCTGAAATAGCTGCAGAGGAAGTGGGCGGGAATCCAGTACTTGCAAGAGTTGCATCTTATTATCATGATGTAGGAAAGATAAAAAGACCTTACTTTTTTAAAGAAAATCAATTAGGAAATGATAATCCTCATGATAAAATTACTCCTAATTTAAGCACTCTTATAATTACATCTCATGTAAAAGATGGTGTAGAATTAGCAAAACAATATAAAATTCCAAAGGCTGTAACAGATATAATAGAACAGCATCATGGAACATCTCTTGTAAAATATTTTTATGTAACTATGAAGAATTCAAGTGAAAGACCTGAGGATGTTAAAGAAGAAGATTTTAGATATCCTGGACCTGTGCCTGAAACAAAGGAAGGTGCAATAATAATGTTAGCTGATGCAGTAGAAGCTGCAGTAAGGTCCATAAGTGAACCAACTAAGGGTAAAATTGAAGAGATGGTTAACAAAATTATAAAAAATAGATTAAATGAGGGCCAATTGGATAACTGTAATCTTACACTAAAAGATATAAATAAAATAAGGAAATCCTTTTTAAAGGTTCTCACAGGGATATATCATCAGAGAATAGAGTATCCCGAAGATAAATGGACAAATAAGTAA
- the yqfD gene encoding sporulation protein YqfD — MSKFNFQKYKSGIITIEARSLIPEKFINLLWQNGISVRNVIKKDITTLNIDISLKDYIKLKDIAKRTKTKVKIVERRGFAFFLIKIKRRITFVIGIILFVGIIYYLSTFIWSIEINVDHNLTPYEIRQQLKSYGIRPGINKKNINVYEVEENLMRNNDNVMWVKARIDGAKLKISAMERQSPPNVVADDKPCNLVAKKDGEVIRVYTKAGTPVVKKGDMIRKGQIVVKGEQGNENSTYAVHAVGNVICRTFYEEIKDVKINNLKRERTGKKSQDIYIKFNGKKLYLKKSPNKFTKYDKIEDKRLCVNIENYYEVKETTVHKDPQKVIKDTYDELYSKICANLDKSVKIVDKIENYEQGDSYRIRVLVVAEENVTLEQPIQ; from the coding sequence ATGAGTAAGTTTAATTTCCAAAAATATAAAAGTGGTATAATAACTATAGAAGCTCGATCTCTTATACCTGAAAAATTTATCAATCTTTTATGGCAAAATGGAATTAGTGTAAGAAACGTTATAAAAAAAGACATTACTACCCTGAATATAGATATAAGTTTAAAAGATTATATTAAGCTTAAGGATATAGCTAAAAGAACAAAAACTAAAGTAAAGATAGTTGAAAGAAGAGGGTTTGCATTTTTTCTAATCAAAATAAAAAGAAGAATTACTTTTGTAATTGGTATAATATTGTTTGTAGGCATAATCTATTATTTATCTACATTTATATGGAGCATAGAAATAAATGTAGATCATAATTTGACACCTTATGAAATAAGGCAGCAGCTTAAATCTTATGGCATAAGGCCTGGAATTAATAAGAAAAATATAAATGTTTACGAAGTAGAAGAAAATCTTATGAGAAATAACGATAATGTAATGTGGGTAAAGGCTAGGATTGATGGAGCAAAACTTAAAATTTCTGCAATGGAAAGACAATCACCACCTAATGTAGTAGCTGATGACAAACCTTGCAACTTAGTTGCTAAAAAGGATGGTGAAGTAATAAGAGTATATACTAAAGCGGGAACGCCTGTGGTCAAAAAAGGAGATATGATTAGAAAAGGACAAATTGTAGTAAAGGGAGAACAAGGAAATGAAAATTCAACGTATGCTGTTCATGCAGTTGGAAATGTAATATGTAGGACCTTTTATGAAGAAATTAAGGATGTAAAAATTAATAATTTAAAAAGAGAACGTACAGGTAAAAAATCACAAGATATATATATAAAATTTAACGGCAAAAAGTTATATTTAAAAAAATCGCCAAATAAATTTACTAAATATGATAAAATAGAAGATAAAAGATTATGTGTTAATATTGAAAATTATTATGAAGTAAAAGAAACTACTGTTCATAAGGATCCTCAAAAGGTAATAAAAGATACATATGATGAACTTTATTCAAAGATATGTGCAAACTTAGATAAATCTGTTAAAATTGTAGATAAAATAGAGAATTATGAGCAGGGAGATTCTTATAGAATTAGAGTATTAGTTGTAGCTGAAGAAAATGTGACTTTAGAACAACCTATACAATAA
- the yqfC gene encoding sporulation protein YqfC yields MKKKFNRAKQDIADKLDLPRDIILNVPKITVTGHNEIIIENHKGIVVFNENEVKINSGIGLISINGVNFEILFMGGSTITVGGKFKSIIYEANE; encoded by the coding sequence GTGAAGAAAAAGTTCAATAGAGCAAAACAAGACATTGCAGACAAGCTAGATTTACCTAGAGACATAATTTTAAATGTACCTAAAATTACAGTGACAGGACATAATGAAATAATAATAGAGAATCATAAAGGGATAGTAGTGTTTAATGAAAATGAAGTAAAGATAAATTCAGGTATAGGATTGATATCTATAAATGGAGTTAATTTTGAAATACTGTTTATGGGAGGAAGTACCATAACAGTAGGTGGGAAATTTAAATCCATAATTTATGAGGCAAATGAGTAA
- a CDS encoding GatB/YqeY domain-containing protein — protein MSLKERLQEDWKQALKAKEKSKAETISMARAAVLQVEKTDGNKLSDEQVIEVLAKEVKQRREAILEFQKGNRQDLVDKANEEIEILLGYLPQQLSEEEISEIVRQAVDEVGAGSIKDMGKVMALIMPKTKGRADGKLVSQIVKQYLNK, from the coding sequence ATGTCTCTTAAAGAAAGACTACAAGAAGATTGGAAGCAAGCCTTAAAAGCAAAAGAAAAGTCTAAGGCTGAAACAATAAGTATGGCGAGAGCGGCTGTTTTACAAGTTGAAAAGACAGATGGTAATAAGCTTAGTGATGAGCAGGTTATTGAAGTCTTGGCAAAAGAAGTTAAACAAAGACGTGAAGCTATATTAGAATTTCAAAAAGGAAATAGGCAGGATTTAGTTGATAAGGCAAATGAGGAAATAGAAATCTTGTTAGGTTACCTTCCTCAGCAGTTAAGCGAAGAGGAGATTTCCGAAATTGTTCGTCAAGCAGTTGATGAAGTAGGTGCAGGTAGCATTAAGGATATGGGCAAAGTTATGGCTTTGATCATGCCTAAAACAAAAGGTAGAGCAGACGGTAAACTTGTAAGTCAAATTGTAAAGCAATATTTAAATAAATAA
- the rpsU gene encoding 30S ribosomal protein S21: MSEIKVGENETIESALRRFKRKCARAGVLSEVRKREHYEKPSVKRKKKSEAARKRKFK; encoded by the coding sequence ATGTCAGAAATAAAAGTTGGAGAAAATGAAACTATAGAAAGTGCATTGAGAAGATTTAAGAGAAAATGTGCTAGAGCTGGTGTTCTTTCAGAAGTTAGAAAAAGAGAACATTATGAAAAACCAAGCGTAAAGAGAAAAAAGAAATCTGAAGCTGCAAGAAAGAGAAAGTTTAAATAG
- a CDS encoding histidine triad nucleotide-binding protein, giving the protein MEDCIFCKIIKGEIPCEKVYEDDIVLSFKDISPGAPAHILIIPKKHISSLNELTDEDSKIVAHVFVVLKEIVKKLGIDKTGYRIVSNCGEDGGQSVPHIHFHVLGGRNLQWPPG; this is encoded by the coding sequence ATGGAAGATTGCATTTTTTGTAAAATAATAAAAGGTGAAATACCTTGTGAAAAGGTTTATGAAGATGACATAGTGCTAAGCTTTAAAGATATAAGTCCTGGTGCACCAGCCCACATATTAATAATACCTAAAAAGCATATAAGCAGTTTAAATGAGTTAACAGATGAAGATTCAAAAATAGTAGCTCATGTGTTTGTTGTGTTAAAAGAAATAGTTAAAAAGTTAGGTATAGATAAGACAGGATACAGAATTGTTAGTAATTGTGGAGAAGATGGAGGACAGTCAGTACCACATATTCATTTTCATGTATTAGGAGGAAGAAACCTTCAGTGGCCTCCAGGTTAA
- the mtaB gene encoding tRNA (N(6)-L-threonylcarbamoyladenosine(37)-C(2))-methylthiotransferase MtaB: MKVAFATLGCRVNKYETEAMVEKFIKDGYEVVPFEEYADVYVINTCTVTNMGDKKSRQMIHRARRENEDAVIAVVGCYSQIASEEVSQIDGVDVVLGTRNKGEIVYWVNRVREERKQVVEVKEVMKNNAFEELNIESYQDKTRAFLKIQDGCNRFCSYCLIPFARGAVCSKPPEKVISEVKELAAHGFKEIILSGIHTASYGVDLEEECSLLSVLEQIDEIPGIERVRIGSIDPQFFTEGVIERISVLKKLCPHFHLSLQSGCNETLKRMNRRYTAREYEKIVEDLRANINDVSITTDIIVGFPGETEEEFNTTYEFLKRIKLSKIHVFKYSPRKGTKAAEMKNSVDGNIKDERSRKLIDLDKIMEEEFMKKFLGKNMKVLYEQKCNNSKDLYEGYTPNYIKVISKSQKDISGSIKNTEIVQTKNGALEGNLLNDY, translated from the coding sequence ATGAAAGTTGCTTTTGCTACTTTAGGTTGTAGGGTTAATAAATATGAAACAGAAGCTATGGTAGAAAAATTTATAAAAGATGGCTATGAAGTAGTACCTTTTGAAGAATATGCAGATGTTTATGTTATAAATACATGTACAGTGACTAATATGGGAGATAAAAAATCTAGACAGATGATACATAGAGCCAGAAGAGAAAATGAAGATGCTGTCATAGCAGTTGTAGGATGTTATTCACAAATTGCATCAGAAGAAGTATCTCAAATTGATGGAGTAGATGTTGTACTTGGAACTAGAAATAAGGGTGAAATAGTTTATTGGGTAAATAGAGTAAGAGAAGAAAGAAAACAAGTAGTAGAAGTCAAAGAAGTAATGAAAAACAATGCTTTTGAAGAATTGAATATAGAAAGTTATCAAGATAAAACTAGAGCATTTCTAAAAATACAAGATGGTTGTAATAGATTCTGTTCATATTGTTTAATTCCTTTTGCAAGAGGGGCTGTGTGCAGTAAGCCACCAGAAAAAGTTATAAGTGAAGTTAAAGAACTTGCAGCACATGGATTTAAAGAAATAATTTTATCAGGAATACATACTGCTTCTTATGGAGTTGATTTAGAAGAGGAGTGCAGCTTACTTTCTGTATTGGAACAGATAGATGAAATTCCTGGTATCGAAAGAGTAAGAATAGGTTCAATAGACCCACAATTCTTTACAGAAGGTGTAATAGAAAGAATAAGTGTTCTTAAAAAGTTATGCCCACATTTTCATCTATCACTTCAAAGTGGATGTAATGAAACTTTAAAAAGAATGAATAGAAGATATACTGCTAGGGAGTATGAAAAAATTGTAGAAGATTTAAGAGCTAATATTAATGATGTATCAATAACTACAGATATTATTGTTGGATTCCCTGGGGAAACGGAAGAAGAATTTAATACTACTTATGAATTTTTGAAAAGAATAAAATTGTCAAAAATTCATGTATTTAAATATAGTCCTAGAAAAGGGACAAAAGCTGCTGAGATGAAAAATTCAGTAGATGGTAATATTAAAGATGAGAGAAGTAGAAAACTTATAGATCTAGATAAGATCATGGAAGAAGAATTTATGAAAAAGTTTTTGGGAAAGAATATGAAAGTTTTATACGAACAAAAATGTAATAACTCAAAAGATTTGTATGAAGGATATACTCCTAATTATATAAAAGTTATATCAAAGTCTCAAAAAGATATATCAGGAAGTATTAAAAATACTGAAATTGTACAAACTAAAAATGGAGCGCTAGAAGGAAATTTACTAAATGATTATTAA